From Fusarium oxysporum f. sp. lycopersici 4287 chromosome 10, whole genome shotgun sequence:
CTTTGGTCGTATGATGATGAGCCTTCGGTTTGAACCATGCACCGTGTATTTCTCCCGGCAGCCTTTGGTTCGTAGCCTCCGGTGCTGGCGTTTTCTACTGTACTCGATTGCATTTTCGACATTTCGTATTCTTTCAAGTCTGTTCTTGAAAGGATTTGTACAAGTTCAAGGAGTTCAGTGGTTGGAGAAGTCGGGGGGCAAAGTCTATTCGCCCGGTCATGCATGCGTTTCGGATCAAGCTTTGGAAAAGCCTGTATGCAAGAATGAGCTTACGACTTAAACGCTGCAATGAATGACTTTCAGGTTCTTCATGAAAGGCTATCATTCAATTAACTTACTTCTCTGGGAAAGACTGGCTCGAGATTCCTCATATGCTACGTTGGTAATGGCTATCACACTTCTACACAAATCACACATGAGCCCTCACTGGTGCAACGGGACTTGATGAAATCTTCAATTTCGACCTCTAGCAAGCGTGAAGCTTCGGCGCGGGATGAACCAAGTATGCCAGACCTTTAATCTACACTCTTTAACAAAGGGCCCTGGCACGTATTTGTTCTCCCGACTGAAAGCAGAGCCGTAATGTCTGTCGATTATCGCCTAGTACCTTCAGCGAGCCTACAATAAAGGGAAGGGAAGTTTGTTCACTGGAATACATGGAGACAAATAGACGAAGCATTGGTCGGCTTGTAGTGAGTGAAGTATGTTTCAcagctgaagatgaaagacGTCCTTCGCCCCTGGGTTTCTTCTACATGATTCCCGGTTCAGCTTCGTGATACTACATACTACATGACCTACAACGGCGAAATCAAGGCTCCAGCTCGCCCATTTCCAGATCTGATTCCTCCTTGACTCGAAAATGGAAGTAGCTTGGCACCAACCATACCTACTACCAGATGTCATTGGCATTGGGACGATATCGAATTATAACGGAAAGGGGATTCGTTATAAGCACATTTCATAAAGCATGTGCCAACCAAATCCTCACATTTGTACAATTCTCACTAAGGAAGTCCCGAATCCCTTTCTTTCGCTTTCGACCATTCCGTATCATTGTCATCTATCTTGGTCTGCGTACCTAGTCCACTTTTGTAAAATGTCTGATGCTTTCAAATACTTCAAATCTCAGGGGCTGCTCTTCAAGGGCCGCGGTCGCAACTCCCCAGTGGGTTCTAGGCATTAGAGGAGGCAGAGTGTTTAAATCCTTCCGAACTCATCGTCGCGACTGACTTAACTCGTCGTTGACCCCTTCCATCATTGTCATCCTGGGAGTCAAACGACTTCAAGCCAGACACCTTGGTAAACAACTTGGACCTTTACACACAACTCTCAATTCATTCTATCATTTACAACCCGCCCATTTCCATCGCCGTGTCAACGTTATTCAGTATACCACCCTCTCAGCATCACATCATCACCCTCCCTATTCAACATGAAGCTCATAAACATTATTCCCATGCACCTGTTCCTGCAGAGCACACACGCTACATTTCTGCCCAAAGATGACCTTCCTAATATTCCCAAAGACGTTCACGTTTTCTTTCCCGATGATCGCATCAACTGGACCCGGTGCAATTTGGGCATTGATGAATACAAGAAATATCAAAAAGCTTTCGAGTGCGGTAATCTAACTGTTCCTCTCGACTATACCGACAAATCCAGTAAAAACACTACGACATTGAATTTAATCAAGCTCAGAGCCACCAAAACCCCGTTCAAAGGCAGCATCATCGTGAATCCTGGTGGTCCCGGTGCTTCTGCACTCGACGCTGTTTTGACGCAAGGACAAGATATGGCAAACATCACTGGCGGATTCTACCATATAATTGGTTTTGATCCACGGTAGGTGACATATCAGCTATGACAGGTTCAGTAGAGTCAAAGCTAACCTAGAATTAGTGGTACTGGCAAGACGATGGTTCCGCATGGTGATGAAGGATTTCCGGGGCAAATGATCGAAGAGCTCTTCTACACCTTCCAAAATTCGTCATATTTCATCACTCAACAATTACTTAGCGATGCTTTGGATTATACACGCACTATTACGGAATCCTTTGTTGCGAAAGACGCGGATCTTAGGAAGTTCCGTGGCACTACATTCGTCGCCAGAGATATAGCGGAAATTGCTATGGCATTGGGTGAAGGTAACAGCATCAACTACTGGGGTACGTCGTACGGCACGGTCCTAGGCCAGGTTCTGGCTAGTATGTTTCCTGGCCGTATTGAACGCATGCTTCTCGATAGCAATCTGCTCGCCGacgactatgtcaataaCCTCGCGCTCAACAGTACCAAGGATGCCGAAAAGGCCTTGTATCATTTCTACGACGAGTGCATGGCAGCCAAAAATGATTCATGTCTCTTAGCTAACAAGCTTCCCAAAGGACCAGATGACTTCCTCAAGGTCCTCAATCATGTCTTCATGGTCTGCACAGGAGTTGGGGGGGGGTTACACAGCACTAAATCACTCTGGCTGACTGGTTCGATTTTACTCGCTCTCTACGAAGTAAAAGGATACCTTTGGCTGGATGAGCTGATTGTTACAGCTTTGGAGGGCAATCGTTCGATGTGCTCCCAGGAAATTGGTGACTGGGCATCTCCATGGAACCCTCAATCCGATCTTGCCCATCTAGCGATCTGGTGCAGTGACGCAAACGTTCGTGCTGAAACTATTGAGGAAATTAACTCTTTGTACGAAAGCAGTCaggctaataataaccctttCTTCACCCCGGCCCTGCTTCAACGCTCGGCGTGTTTTCATTGGAACACGCACGCAGCTGAGCCGATAAATCTTACAAGCCTTGAAAGAGTCGAAACAAAGAACCCAATCCTTCTCGTCAACGGTAAATACGATCCGGTGACTCCTTTGGATCATGCCCGGAAGATATCTGCCCGGTTTCCTGGAAGCCGGGTTGTTGTTCACGAAGGTGTTGGTGTAAGTACAATACCATGTCTTGAACTGATGGTGATACTAACAGAAATTCATAGCATTGCTTCGGCGCCCATCCTTCCAGTTGCACTCGAGAAATTGTAGCCAGATATTTCATCGATGGAAAGTTGCCCCCAGCAGAGGCCACCTGCAAGCCGGACGTTGATGCctttgagattgttgagatTATACGTGAGGAAAGGGCAAAGGACGCCGGAAATCATAAGATTCCGGTTTTCCTGTGGGTAGTGCTCGGTTTCTTGGGTTTTATCTGCGTGTGTTTGTTTGTGTGTTTGTATTGTTCGAAATGAAACAAAGCTCCTGGGCTGATATAAATTAGTAGAACAGTATTAAAAGTATATGACTATTCCTTCTTACAAGATTACCTATTGGATGTTTCTGCGAAAAGAAAAGCTGACTGGTTGCTACTCGCAGCTCAACTCAGATGTTTTTTGATGATCTATAACTGGGGATACCGGTGCTGACAAGAAGCGATTGAGAGCCCAAATTAATGCTTATTCCTATATCGTCTCCGCTGCGGTGCCTTAGCCTACCAGCCATGAACAAGCCTAAATAGCTATCAGCTGTCCTTATTAATGCTCCTCCAATATGAAGTTGAGGATCGTATCTCAGCTATTGTAGGGTAGGCAGGAGGTAGCTCTAACTTAGCGTAGTTGATAGATCAGCATCGCCAGATTCTAGAAGGATTAAACTTTGCAAAGTTCCAATTAAATGGAGTCCCAACCCACTCCTTCAACCGCGCCATAGATCAAAAGAGCAATCACATCCGCAACCATGAAGAATATTGCCGGTATCCGTATCTGACTGCCCGAAGCCCCCCGGTCAATCTCAGATTGCACCATTGGCTCAAGTGATGGCGTCGATAAGACATTTCTCGTCTCgcaaggggaggcaagaaaacctaGGGACCTTTAGACTGAGTGACAAAAAGATTTCAAGTAAATTTAGGATAACTAGTATAGATTTAGTAGACCTTAGATGAATATTTTTGGCACCTTGGTCTAATGTtagaagttttcttgcctcccctagtCTCATAAAAAGAAGGCTTCTCTTCGCCAAGACCACGATCAACCCTTATCAaacattctcatcaccaGATTGGGAGGCGTCAAGATGAGCGTCGACGTTCTTGCTGGCGGAAAGGCGAACCCGTCAATGGGCGTGGAGACGAGGAACGACAACAACGGCGATCTTGTAACGGCCACCGAGGAGCAGAGCCTTCAGCGCGGTCTGCATGAGAGGCATCTTTCTATGCTGGGTATCGCTGGCGCTATTGGCACGGGTCTCTTTCTCGGTCTAGGTCAGTCTGTTCAGACTGGTGGTCCTCTCGGCGCGTTGCTTGGATATGCGACTGTTGGTCTTGTCGTGTGCGCCGTGCAATTCGCATTGGGAGAAGTCGCTGCGTTATTGCCGGTCACAGGAGCTTTTGTGCGGCATGCCGAATTTCTCGTCGATCCCGCCTGGGGGTTCGCAATTGGATGGAATCTGGTTTACGGCAACATTCTGTCGATCCCTTCAGAGATCACGGCCATCTGTGTGTTGTTCGAGTTCTGGACCGACATCAACCCGTCGCTATGgatcatgatcttcatcgTCCTGACCACAGTCGTCGGTCTCTGCTTCGTCCGGGTTTTCGGCGAGGTTGAGTTCTGGTTCGCCCTTCTCAAAATCCTCTTGGTCGTATTCCTCATTATCCTAGGGTTGGTCATCAACTTAGGAGGCGTCCCTGGCACAGAGCGAATTGGCTTCAGATATTGGAAGGACCCAGGGCCGTTTGTCGAATATATCGCTACGGGAAGTTGGGGCCAGTTCCTTGGATATTGGTCTGTCATGACCAGCGCTGTGTTCTCCTTCGCGGGCGTGGAATCTATCGCCATGGCCGCTGCCGAAACGCGGAACCCTGCGCGTGCTATCCCTAAGGCTTGCAAGAACGTCTTCATCCGAATTCTCGTCTTTTACATCTTGGCCATCCTCATTGTTGGTATGCTTGTGAGAAGCGACGACGAGAGACTAAAACGACCAGTCCGGAGCCGCAGGCAAAGCCCCCTTTGTCATCGCAGCCTCGGCGGCCGGTATCCCAGCGATCCCCTCCGTTGTCAACGCCGTTGTCATAACTTCCGCGTGGTCGGCTTCCAATCAGAGTCTTCTCGCCGGTACCCGTGTTCTCTATGGTCTGGCCCTCAAGCGACAGGCGCCTCAGATCTTCCTCCGTACAACCGCGTGGGGTGTGCCTTACGTCTGCGTGCTCTTCTTCACTTGCTTCATGTTCCTCAGCTTCATGAGTCTCTCAAATGGAGCTATGACCGTTTTCTGGTGGCTAGTCGACCTGACAGCGGCGGGAGTGCTGATCTCCTGGGCGTCAATCTTGTTGAATCACATTCGTCTGCGCCTTGCGATGAAAAAGCAAGGAATTCCGGTCGAAAGCCTGCCCTGGCACAACTCTTGGACTTGTAAGTGGGAgcctaaagttataaaagTTTATCCTAAAGTGATAAATTTTATCCCAAAGTTATAAAAGTTTAGCTAACATCAGAGTAGTCTACTCTTCTTGCGCCGGTTTGTTCATGACTCTGCTTATCCTCCTCACGGGCGGTTTCCGCGTCTTTACCAGGGGTAACTGGGATCCCGTTGGCTTTGTATCATCCTACTTGTAAGTTCTTCCGATGCCAGAGAGCAGTTCACACGCTAATGGTATCACAGGGATATCCCTCTTGTTACCGCAGCGTACTTGATTTGGAAGtttgtcaagaagaccaaggtcGTGCCGTTAGCAGAGATACCCCTTCAGGATGCTTTCAGAAAGTCGGAGGAGGACCACGAAGTGGTGACCGCTTAGGCATAGGAGccccagggagcaagaaatcTTCTGGCGTTAAACCAAGGTGCCAGAAGAACCTAATGTAGGATTTACTAAATCTATACTTAATTATACTAACTTTACCTATGTCTTTTTGGCACTTAGGATAAAGTCCCAACACATAGGATAGAAGTCCTAAGTTTCCTTACCTCCCCTTGAGGGGGTAATACTAGCGTATCATCTTGTATTAGCAAGCGTTGGAGATAGTAATGGGTATATAAACGTCATTcgatgatgctcttgaaGTTCGGGAGCGTGGCTCTCAACATCCTAACCAGCTGGCACCAGTTCGATCTGCCTCGACACCCAAGGTGCGCTTACCTTCAATTCTCCATCAATGTTTGTGTTTACATTTTATTGTCGCATGGATCTTGAGAACGCCGCTGCTAACTCCAGCACTGTGGCCGTGGAGATGAGTTCGTGTCAAGTGTACTGTCTGTGAAAAGGGGGCCCAGGTAGCACTGGAGATACTTTCCTGTTGAACTATACCCGAGAATAGTCTAAAAAAGAAGTTACAGATATCCAAGCTGGTCTCTGTTGCTTTTTAAAATGTCTTTCCTTGCTAAACCGCTGGTATTAGTCACTGTGGCCGTCCTTGCCTCGAGCTCTTCATAGAGTTGCAGCCAGGAGGCTCTTCTCGATCATGACTTGGATCTCACTTCTCTAATAAAATTAGATTAACATTCTTATCTAACATAAATCCTTAAGCCATGTACCAAAGACTGTGAGCATTATGGGGGATTGCTTGTGCGTGATGCTCAAGTTGCAATCGTCCTCCCCTGACACTTTTATGACACTCGTTGATATCAACACGTTCAAGGACCAAAAGGCCAGTACTACATGGATTCATCATGTTTCAAGAAGCATAGTCTTATTTGAGACTCTTTTCTTGTTTATTGAGTTGCTAAGAACGATTGTGTACGCTCCTGATCAAAGTGTCTCGGACCCTCATGGACGTGTAACACTCTGACATTGCTTCGGGAGAGAATTAAAACCAACATGGTAACCGTAGTTTCTATCTCCTCGAGTACTAGAACCTTCGAATTGATCTGTATTCTGGGTGCACCTAGCATGCCAACTCTTATCGAGGAGTTACGTGGTTGTCGCCTCATTCAGGGGAACAGCTCAGCATATACAATGGAGGGTTCTCCAGCAACAAAACTTCTGACCTTACAACTAAGTACCAATAATAATTAGTCTAAAGCTATAATAAATTCTAGACTAAATTCAGCTAATCCTTTCTGTTACCTAGGATAGCCATCCTCAGTTGTCTTGCCTCCCCTCAGAGGAAGATACAGGATCTCAATTCTCCAAGAGACCTTTCAAACTACATACAATTGAGATTTGGCGTACATGGCAATGATTGAGGCTATGCAAGTCTTGGGTTTATGTCGTACCACGGCTTCTTCCATGAGCTGAATGTCTGGGAATAGCCTCACACCTCTCCAACGCCTCAGTGTATACTCCTTCAGGGAGCCAAGATTCACTCGGCCAAATGGATGAACATAGACTCCACGAAACGTATGATCTATTCGGTGTGTCCGTCAAGACAAAGCGACCGGAATTTCCCAGCTCGTGCTGTCGGAACGCTCGAAGAATGTCACTCGGAAGCATACTTCCCTCCCAACCGCAGATGTCTTTCATCAACCTCCGTTACACTGTTCTCTCCACGATATTCTTAGAACGGGCTGATTTCTAATGGTACCGACCTCCAGTTGCACTTACAATTCCCTAGCTATTCCCGCGCCCTGGGGGCTCAACTCAACCGCCACTGACAAACATCCCCTCCCCCGCAACCACTCCAACGGCAAAACACCAAATTAAGGGGATATTCTAACTTCGTTTCACTTCTCCCGAGAGTTCAGTGGCTCACATCGAAACCCTCCAGCCGCTGTCTCTTCAATGCAGAAGGGTTACAACGCGCATAACCAACACGAACCGTCGAACTCTACCAAGAATATCGCGTGAAACACGGCTGACATGGTCCGGACGCCCATGTAACAATGACATGATACAGCTCACATGTACAACCTTCAGCCACAGGTTTTGTTGTGTTTTTTTCAGCTTTTGCAAATCCCCAGCATAGCCTCATAGAAGTTAAGTTAGTAATTAGAGGGCTATGACGATCAATGGCTTGACTCGCGGGCTATGGGAAAACGTGACACGTTCCCCCCTCGCCTTGGAAACTATCGAGCGATGATAGAGTTTCGGTCCGTAAGCCCAGGTTCACTACACTGTTTCTGGTCTGACAACATCTGTGCGATGTGGCCGAGAACAAGATCCGCAGGCGGGTTGGCTTACATGCCATGAGTCGTACAGCGTGGATGAGGAAATTATGATGATCGTGGgttgggctgggctgggctgggctgcggctgcggctAAGGCTTAATGTCATCCTGCAGGCCAAGGGAGGCTTTGGGTTTGACGGGAGAGAGGGCTGGATCGTGAAAGATGTAATGGTCGGCGCCATCCGGGGGAGAGATTATGGCCGCAGGATCTACGATTACAGCTCGGACCGAGTTGAGGAGGAAAGTCAAATTTGAGATTCCAGATGTTGGTGTTTACGAGGGACTACCTTGGTTGTGTCACTATAGTTGAGCATCTTGTTGCTGTGCACAGCCCATTGTCATATCATGCAGTTGTGAAGGTTACCGGATCTAATCATTCACAACTTAAGTTGCTTACCAACTTTGGAGATATCATGAGAGGTTGATATCATTCTCTCGCCAGGGGGTTGGCTCGGGTTAATTGACAATAGTGATAATTTAGCACTGCAAATCACAGCTGAGACgatccatcatcatcaccaaccagCCAACGGTAGTGCTACTTAGTGGCAAGTAGACTTGGCATAGTTCAGCGCTTGGCGTGATACTTGAGTAACAGGTCCAGGTCAGCAGAGTTCATAGACTCGTGCAGGCCACGCTACAGGCGCGTTCCAGTGAATGAATGGCTCTATCTCCCCGAACCCATCAGCCATCATCTCCGTGGAACCACGGGCCTCTTCTTAACTCTAGTTAGTGTTAGTGCTCGCTGTGCCGCACACCCACTCCCCGAACCATGATCGGCAACCAGCGCTGAAAcctgcttcttcctccccCAAAACGAACCATCAAAAgggccaagccaagccaagccaaccTTGAAACTTTCCCGCTTACGTTACGAGATTTAATTAAACTTTCTGGGCATTTTAAGCGAAACCTCACTTTCGTGGTGGCATTTTAGCTACTTtagtctcttcctctcttcccACCGGAAACAACCAAGGGAATGAGATGTGATCAACATGCGCATTTCTCAAAAGTCGCTATTTGAACTTTGACGTGCAGTTCAAGAGGAAATGCCACGGAGTGGTCCGTGAtgtttctttctcttctgtttGGGTGCCCAAGCTGGGCATTACTCTACTCGAAACAAGGGCCTGAGACATTTTTTGAGTGTCTTTTgaggtttttttttttttttttttttttttttctaaTTAGATAGCGGTGAGACTGAGGCCAAACAGACTATTGATTTCTTGTCTGTTATTAGTGACTGGGTTGAGATAATGCAATGCAGCAGAGTTCCATTTCCGTGCTTGTCTCACGTTGAGTGGTCGGCAGTTTAGTTTAAATGGCCTCTGCGGTGTAAAGTACTTTGTTATCACCAGGGTATCACATAATTCTGTGCACTTGTCAGTACTTGAATGGCATCAGTTGTCTCTCATATTTCCCTGAATAGCTTCACCACCACTATCACCAACTTCTTGTCTACAGTATGTGAGCAGTCAAAATACCACCATGTAAGATCGTCTTCACTTTCATCCTTCATCCAATCGCCCCAATAATcgtctcctcctcgtcacGCTACCCTCCTCAAGCCCGCCTCACCTTTTCACGTCTGCCCAGCTAATTCGCTACGACCATCTCCACACATCCATTCCAAAACTCATGCCGTTCGCCCTAACTAAACTATCCCTGCTCATTGGGCGCCACGTTCTCGCCTTGttttttcccttcttttcttttctttttttctcgCTCTCGCAAGCGTTGCATCGCTAACGCCCGCCCCACAATGCACGAGTTCCAGGGATGATTAAGTTGCTTTTTTCTACTTCGGCTCGCATGCAGCTTGAACGGGAGCACCGTAGTGTGATGCGGTAGACTGGGGTCTATAGTATGTGACGCTATTCCGAAGCCTTTGTGAGACATCATCATGTTGCTGTGTTAGTCGAGACGGTCAAGTTCACTCACATTCGCATGGCACAGCAAAATTGGGACAGTTTGTATGAGTGAGGTATCTTATTGTGTGTGGTCTTTCATTCATAGGATGATCGGCAGATGCATCTCTTTTGTGCGAGGTGCCGTCTATCCCTCAGTAAACGTATGGTTGCGCAATATGCGCTGTGGCTATTGAGCCATGTCCCCTTCGCTCTAATCTTTGCTTGAGACCAAGATTCAAGTCCATATGGCTCTTGTCCCATGTCaacttcttttcctcctcttcttgtAGAGTCCCCATCCGATCCGTCATGATAAAAATAGTAAAGAGGTATCTCTGATCCAGTTCAAGTGCAAGCCATGGCCATTCTTCTCGCTTCTATCACAAAAGACAGACGCCTTCCAGAAAGTAGTAGCATAACAAAAACGAGGAGCAAAGGAACAACAGTCATTATCCTCTGGAATTCCTGGGCAAACAAACATAAGCTCTTCCTTGGGCCGGTAGAAAAGAACATAAACGAGGATCGGACAAGCAACAACTCCAATCTTTCCGAGTCTTCTTTTCTGTCTCTGCAGAAATGACAACAAAAAAAGTTCGCCTCCCATAAAAGTCTCGATGCGCCAAACATCATGCTTCTACAACTGATATCTTGCCCATCCTCATAATATTCGAAAAGACAAAACTCCTCGCTGTTTAAATAAGTGTTTTGTAGGTGAAATAAAGAAATTTTTGTGACAAAGAAAATAGAAACCGAAACAAGAAAATGTTGCTCCAAAAAGGGGGAATACAAGGCCGAAAAGAAGCAATCCCAGACTGTCATTCAATGGGTCGTAAAAAAGTGTTTTTGGTAGGCGTATCCTTGCACGGCTTTTGGTAGGTATTGGTTCCATGGAGGTAAGTGTGGCCAAGGGTCGATATTAAAGTCGAGTAATATCCAAGGTGGTATAGAAGAATCAAACAGTGTCCTAGGTCAGTGGGGTTTGAGGCCTCGGTGACATCTCATCCAGGTGAGGTCGTAGTAATAATAGTGGCCGTTATGTCGAAAGCGAGAGATCATGTCTCAAGCCTTAGTAACAGCCTTGAAACGTAGGCATGAAGGGGACCTGTTGATGAAAGGGCACATGGTGCTGAAGCATGGGCACTTGTTGAACGTATTTTACCATATCCCAGATAGGGAAATATGATTTGGGTTGACAAGGAGCCTGCACAGAGACAGGAACCTGAGCCTGTACTGGCATAGGGACCTGCTGGCAGAGCATGGGCTGAGGGGGAACGGCCACTGGCACGGGGACGGGCCCAGAGTACTTCTGGGGCACGAATTCCTGGCTGTGGTAGATGAGTTGATGTTCCTTGGGCTCCTCAGGGTCGAAGGTGTGTGGTGCAAACTCAGGAGGAGTCTGCGGCATCTGGCGTTCCTGTTCAAACTCGTCGTCCAGGTCGTCAATGGTAGAGTCGCTTGATGTGAGCGAACCCTCATCATCCGAGGAGGCGGGCGACAGTGAGTCGTACTCATAGTCGTCGATGATGGCATCCTCGGAGGAAACGTATTCGGTGATGTGGTTTGGTGAGGCCGGAGGTGTCGGTAGAGACGACATAGGCGGCACGGTAAACATAGAGCAGGCCATGATCCTGGTTCGGAGCTCAGAGAGAGTGATCCGCTGCTCGGGGATAGGCTCGAAGATCCGTCCCAAAATGTCGTTCAGTTCATCCGACAATGGGAGGATGGTCTTCAAGAAGTCCTTGGATCCGGCATAGGCACGGTAAGTAGAGTCCTGGAAGGAAGCTTGTTTCCATGGGTTGCGTCCACAGGTGAGGTTGACGAGGATAACTCCAAGGCTCCAGACATCATTGGGGGCGCAAAGGTAGTAAGGCTTCCTAGCAGAGGGGTCCAGGCATTctgaaaagagagaaagaaaatatGTTAGTTGTCTGTCCCATCCGCGATAACATCAAGATACAAAAGGGGTGCTTTCAAGGGGAGAGGGAGGGGGAATAGTATGTACCTGGACTCATGTAGAATGTTGAACCGCATCCGTAGTCCTCGGATCGATCATCAGAAGTAGCAAGACCAAAGTCAGCCAGCTTAACAGTGTCTCCGTGGTCTGTCACCAAGATGTTCTCCGGCTTGAGGTCCCGGTGGTAGATTCCAAGGTTGTGGCAGTGTTCAACAGCATCCAGGATTTGCAGAAAGATATTCCTTGATAGTTCATCCTTACCAACATATTGACCGCGCTCAGTGATattcaagaagagatcgCCCTCAGGGCAGTACTCGAGAATAACATAGATGCAGTCAGGATCATTCACAATCTTGAGCATCTGGACCACGTTGGAGTGTTCCGATGCCTTCCAGTGAAGACGGATCTCTCGTTGTTGGTAGGCAAATTGTCTGGATTCCAGAGGGGTTCCATCGGGATTGAACTTGCTCAAGCACTTGACAGCGTATTTACCTCCGGTCTTGAGATCGACGGCAAGGTACACGACGCCATAGGCGCCAGTTCCAAGGATGTCAGTAAGCTGGAGAGTGCCCTCAAGCACGCGGCCTAGCCTGGCCTCCGGGGCGAGAGGGACGCATCGGTTCTGGAAGTGTCGAGAGTGAGGGGCCGCAAATGGTTGTTGAACTGTGCACTTGGGATGATCGAATCCTGGAGAGGGCGGAGGGGTTTGGTAACCGAATATGGCATGTTGCTGCATGTTATCTGGTTGGTATCTCACGAAGTAATCCTAGAAACTGGGTTGTATTCTTGAGGTTGAAGTAGATCCTAGGGCCGGCAGAGATATAATCCAAAACGGCACGGCATACAGCAGCAAGA
This genomic window contains:
- a CDS encoding hypothetical protein (At least one base has a quality score < 10), whose amino-acid sequence is MSVDVLAGGKANPSMGVETRNDNNGDLVTATEEQSLQRGLHERHLSMLGIAGAIGTGLFLGLGQSVQTGGPLGALLGYATVGLVVCAVQFALGEVAALLPVTGAFVRHAEFLVDPAWGFAIGWNLVYGNILSIPSEITAICVLFEFWTDINPSLWIMIFIVLTTVVGLCFVRVFGEVEFWFALLKILLVVFLIILGLVINLGGVPGTERIGFRYWKDPGPFVEYIATGSWGQFLGYWSVMTSAVFSFAGVESIAMAAAETRNPARAIPKACKNVFIRILVFYILAILIVGMLVRSDDERLKRPVRSRRQSPLCHRSLGGRYPSDPLRCQRRCHNFRVVGFQSESSRRYPCSLWSGPQATGASDLPPYNRVGCALRLRALLHLLHVPQLHESLKWSYDRFLVASRPDSGGSADLLGVNLVESHSSAPCDEKARNSGRKPALAQLLDFLLFLRRFVHDSAYPPHGRFPRLYQG
- a CDS encoding RAN protein kinase; the protein is MQQHAIFGYQTPPPSPGFDHPKCTVQQPFAAPHSRHFQNRCVPLAPEARLGRVLEGTLQLTDILGTGAYGVVYLAVDLKTGGKYAVKCLSKFNPDGTPLESRQFAYQQREIRLHWKASEHSNVVQMLKIVNDPDCIYVILEYCPEGDLFLNITERGQYVGKDELSRNIFLQILDAVEHCHNLGIYHRDLKPENILVTDHGDTVKLADFGLATSDDRSEDYGCGSTFYMSPECLDPSARKPYYLCAPNDVWSLGVILVNLTCGRNPWKQASFQDSTYRAYAGSKDFLKTILPLSDELNDILGRIFEPIPEQRITLSELRTRIMACSMFTVPPMSSLPTPPASPNHITEYVSSEDAIIDDYEYDSLSPASSDDEGSLTSSDSTIDDLDDEFEQERQMPQTPPEFAPHTFDPEEPKEHQLIYHSQEFVPQKYSGPVPVPVAVPPQPMLCQQVPMPVQAQVPVSVQAPCQPKSYFPIWDMVKYVQQVPMLQHHVPFHQQVPFMPTFQGCY